In Pseudoroseomonas cervicalis, the DNA window CCTGGCCGGGCATGGCGCTCTCCGCATGTTGCAACTGCGAAGAGAGCGGCCTAGCCCCGCCGCGCCGCCAGGACAAGGGCCGCGACCCGGCCCCCGGCTCAGGCGGTGGCGAGCAGCGCGACGCCGAGCGAGATCAGCCCGATCGCCGCCACCTTCTGCGGGCCCAGCGCCTCGCCGAACATGAAATGGCCGATCAGCGCGATGACGACGTAGGAGGCGGCGGTGCAGGGCAGCGCCACGCTCATCGGGATCTTCCGCAGCGCCACGATGTAGAGCATCGCCGCGCCGCCATAGCAGCCGAGGCCGATGATGGTCTGCCAGCGGAAGAGCTGGGTGAGGAAGCTTCCCTCGCCCAGCGTGCCCGCCTTCAGCAGCACCTGGCCGATCAGCGAGGTGCTGATGGCCGCCGCAAGGACCAGCCAGTGCAGCATCAGGCCGGATCCCGCGCGCGAATGACCTCGCGCACCACGCCCTGTGGCTTGCCATTGGCCGAGAGGAAGGCGCGGCCGAGATACTCGCCCATCACGCCGAGCACGAAGAACTGCGCCGCGGCGACCAGCAGCACCACCGTCATCACCGAGGCCCAGCCGGAGGGCGTGTCCTTGGTCAGCGCCTCGACGATGGTGAAGACGGCGCCGAGCATGCCGAGCACGCCCATGCCGAGGCCGACGAACATCGCCATGCGCAGCGGCAGCAGCGAGAAATTGGTGGCGAGGTTCAGCCAGAGCCGGATC includes these proteins:
- a CDS encoding multidrug efflux SMR transporter; the protein is MLHWLVLAAAISTSLIGQVLLKAGTLGEGSFLTQLFRWQTIIGLGCYGGAAMLYIVALRKIPMSVALPCTAASYVVIALIGHFMFGEALGPQKVAAIGLISLGVALLATA